In the Calditrichota bacterium genome, TCGATGATCTCGCTATGTTCGCCCTCAAAAAAATCCAGGAAAGAATAAAAAATAGCTTTGAGCTTTTCTTCAGGATCGGTGATTTTGAAAATCTTCTTCGCAACCGTGGTCTCCCACTGCTCCGTTAGCGACACAAATCCGTGTTCAAAAATGTCACTTTTGTCTTTAAAATATTCATAAATCGTGCCCTTGCCAATTTTCGCAGCTTTCGCGATATCGGACATTTTGGTATTGGCAAATCCTTTTTGGGCAAACACTTTCATTGCGGCATTCACAATTTCGTTTTTTTTGGCTTCTTTGTCAACGACTTTCGGCATTGTTTTCCTGTTTTAATGTTGACTGACTTGTCGGTCAATTTAGATAAATATAAAATATTTGTTCCCCAAAAGCAAGGAAAAAATAACTTCAATCATTCGATTATTTTATTAATTTCTTTAGCAAGACATTTTGTAAAAATTTCGGCGCCCCGATTGTTGTAATGTCCAATATCGAAGCAGTTCTTCGCAAGATAAAGTTCAGGAAATTTGCGCGGATCGGATAAATCTACCCAATATGTGTGATCTAATTGCTGCATGAAAGGTATAAGGTCCTTATACTCATAGGATTCCATGCGAGGGGCAAGAAAAAATATCAAATGAATTCCTTTAGATTCTGATAATTTTATCAGCTCTTTCAGTTTCTTTAACTGTATCGGATTATAATAATCAGGAATGTGAGAATGATAAAATTTAGCAGCGTATGATCTCTTATTGCTTATTGTTGTATCATTATGGAATTTATTAAAATATTCAACCAATCGCTTTGTTTTCAATTCAATCATCTCACTTTTGCAGGGATAGAAACCTTCTCTCATTCCTTTTATTGTAGCAGATTCCTCTTTGCCCTGGTCTATTATAGACAAAAACATTTGGTGAAGAAGATCAATTTTAAACAATTTCTCAAAAAAAGATATAAAAATATTCCTGACAATTCTGACTTTTTGGCGCCTCGAAATATTGTGCTGATACTTAAAATAGTTTATCGTTAAAAACAAATAGTTCAAATCATAATAATACTTTGACCGGATGGTGTGTAAATGTCTGTCTGAAACATCTTTGATTATTGAGAGTTCCATAATTGCATACTTAATTTTATGACTATCATTTTTTATCAAATTTTCATAAAGAAAATATAATTCTGGGGGAAAAGTTGCGGGACTCCCCAAATTGTACGATTTCACATCTGCGACGCAGAGACTATCAAAAAGCAACGGATTGATGTGCCTGTACGTTCTACTTGATCCGATGAACACCATATTATATTTTTTGGCATGCTGCTTCAAAAAATTCATTTTCGCTGCAAAAACACCATTGCCATAATAATAAGGCGTAATGAATTCAAAAGAATTCAGCAAAATGACCAGAAGAAATATAAAAACAAGCACTTTAAAAATGAAAATCTTCATTTTGAAACCTAAAATTGGAAATAAATAAATTCTTTTCCTTTGGTAAAAAATAATATAATCAAAAGCCACAAAATTAAATAAATTAGCCACCTGATAACAATTGGCAAATTTTCTATTTTTAATTGATGTTCTTTTTCTCGTTGAATCCATTCGATTCCGACAAAAACAAAAACGATAATCAGATGTTTGAGTCTGGTTACTTCCGGGATAGAGAAAAAACTTGCCGAGAAAATGACACCAATGTAACTGATTGCGTGCGACATACTTTCGGCTCGGAAAAATATCCACGCAAAAAGCGTCATAACAAAAGTGAGCATCATAGCGCCAAACTCATTGAACGACGGCAGCAGTCTTCCCTTGGCGACGATATCTGTGTATCGCTTTTGTTTGTTGAACAACATCAGTGGAATGTAATAAATGCCATTCAAAAATCCCCAGAAAATAAACTTCCAGTCAGCGCCGTGCCAGAAACCGCTCACGGTGAAAGTGATAATGATATTTTTGATTCGTTTTAATTTGCTTCCGTAGCTGCCGCCGAGCGGAATGTACAAATAATCCCGAAACCAGGTCGAAAGAGAAATGTGCCATCTTCGCCAGAATTCGGCAATATCCCTGGAAAAATATGGCAGCGCAAAATTCCGCATGAGATTGAAGCCGAACAATCTTGCGGTTCCAATGGCGATATCAGAATAGCCGGAAAAATCACCGTAAATCTGAAACGCGAAATAAATCACGCCCAATAAGAGCGTACTGCCGCCCAATGAATCCGAATTTCCAAAAATATAATTAACTTGATTGGCACAAGTATCAGCGACAACTATTTTTTTGATCAACCCCCACAAAATTTGTCTCATACCATCTCTGGCTTTGTCGTAATCAAACTTTCGTGGCTGCAAAAACTGTGGGAGCAATGACGCCGCTCTTTCGATAGGACCGGCAACAAGTTGCGGAAAGAAACTCACAAATGCAAAAAATGCTATCACATCATTTGTCGGTTTGATCTTGCGCCGATAAATATCAATAGTGTAACTCAATGTCTGAAATGTGTAAAAACTGATGCCGACAGGAAGAATGATTTGCAGAGATCGCGCGTGCAGATGAATGCCAAATTTTGCAAACAAATCAATAAAGCTATCAACGAAAAAGTTGAAGTATTTGAAAAAGCCCAGAATCCCGAGATTTACCAACAAACTGCCCGTCAGCAGCAGTTTCCTTTTTTTTGCATCATCGACATTGTCTAAATTTTTACCAATTAAATAATCGCAAAGTGAACTCACAAAGATTAATGATAGGAATCTCCAGTCCCAACTGCCGTAGAAAAAATAGCTCGCTGCGAGCAAAAAGAAATTTTGCATTTTTATCGATTTGTTGAAAACAAACCAATAGAGCAAAAAAGTAATCGGCAAAAAAAAGGCGAATTGAATGGAGTTAAATAGCATAATATCAACATCTTTTAAAGGTGGAATCAGGACATTCTCGAAAAGATGGAATTTATAGTAATAATATACGACATTTGAAAGGAAATGCGTAAAATCGCAACAATTGTGCTTAAGAAAAGTCAACAAATTTCTGCAGCAACCACAATGCCGGATGAATTCAGTCGGCTTATCAGCGACATCATTCAAATTGACGTTACTGCCGCTCTTTTCAAAGTAAATTGTTTTTGGTAATCATGCATATTTTGTGCCTAATATTTGCACCGATCATTTTAGTATTTGGATTTACATAATTTTGAATTCACCAATGAAGACAAAAGTTAATTGTAATGGAAAATTCCCTTGATTATTTCAAAATTAAATTGTATTTTATCGCAGTTTCCCACAAGATATTTTGTCAAATAATAAACATTTTAAATGATTATTTCACTGGAGCTTACCAATGGCTAAGTTGATTTTTGAAATTAGTTCAGAAGGACGAAAAGGATATACCCTGCCGAAACCATTTGTTCCGAGAAAAAAACTTGATGAAATGATCCCGAAAAAGTTTTTGCGTAAAAAAACGGCTCGTTTGCCGGAAGTGAGCGAAGTCGATGTCGTGCGCCATTTTGTTGAACTTTCGCAATTGAATTATCACATCGACAAAGGATTTTACCCACTCGGCTCCTGCACCATGAAATACAATCCCAAAATAAACGAAGATGTTGCCAAAAGTTCTTGTTTTACAGATCTTCACCCGCTGCAGGACGCGGAACGCTCACAGGGAACATTAGCGCTAATGGACGAGCTTTCGCAATTTTTGTGCGAAATTGCCGGAATGAAGGCTGTCACTCTGCAGCCCGCAGCCGGCGCGCACGGTGAACTGACAGGACTGATGCTGATCCGCGCCTACCACGAAGACAAAGGAAATCCGCGAGAGACCGTACTCATTCCGGACTCTGCACACGGTACGAATCCCGCCAGTGCCACGATTTCGGGATACAAAGCCGTGCAAATAAAATCCAACGAAAATGGTCTGGTGGATCTGGAAAGCCTCAAAGCGAATTTGAATGAAAATACGGCGGCGCTCATGTTGACAAATCCCAACACGTTGGGTCTTTTTGAGTCTCAACTCAAAGAGATAAAAAAATTGCTCGATGAAGTGGGCGCGCTGCTGTACATGGACGGCGCCAACTTAAACGCACTGCTCGGCATCGTCCGTCCCGGCGATGTGGGCGTTGATGTGCTGCATTTCAATTTGCACAAAACTTTTTCCACACCGCACGGCGGCGGCGGCCCCGGTTCCGGCCCCGTTGGTGTTTCGGAGCGGCTGGTCGATTTTTTACCAGTGCCGAGAATTGTGAACAAAAACGGACAATTAGAACTTGATGAAAATTTCCCGAAATCCATCGGCAAAATTCACTCTTTTTATGGCAATTTTGGCGTGATGGCGAGAGCTTATGTTTACATTCGCATGTTGGGAAATCGAGGC is a window encoding:
- a CDS encoding TetR family transcriptional regulator, coding for MPKVVDKEAKKNEIVNAAMKVFAQKGFANTKMSDIAKAAKIGKGTIYEYFKDKSDIFEHGFVSLTEQWETTVAKKIFKITDPEEKLKAIFYSFLDFFEGEHSEIIDVMLDFWAEAIRQKDEQRLRVINLEKIYQDFRQIIIAVLQEGIRIGKFKPMNTFMVASLLIGMTDGLMLQWIMDKDLIDIKEGYRCLAEEILSGIYAI
- a CDS encoding MBOAT family protein, whose translation is MLFNSIQFAFFLPITFLLYWFVFNKSIKMQNFFLLAASYFFYGSWDWRFLSLIFVSSLCDYLIGKNLDNVDDAKKRKLLLTGSLLVNLGILGFFKYFNFFVDSFIDLFAKFGIHLHARSLQIILPVGISFYTFQTLSYTIDIYRRKIKPTNDVIAFFAFVSFFPQLVAGPIERAASLLPQFLQPRKFDYDKARDGMRQILWGLIKKIVVADTCANQVNYIFGNSDSLGGSTLLLGVIYFAFQIYGDFSGYSDIAIGTARLFGFNLMRNFALPYFSRDIAEFWRRWHISLSTWFRDYLYIPLGGSYGSKLKRIKNIIITFTVSGFWHGADWKFIFWGFLNGIYYIPLMLFNKQKRYTDIVAKGRLLPSFNEFGAMMLTFVMTLFAWIFFRAESMSHAISYIGVIFSASFFSIPEVTRLKHLIIVFVFVGIEWIQREKEHQLKIENLPIVIRWLIYLILWLLIILFFTKGKEFIYFQF
- a CDS encoding glycine dehydrogenase subunit 2 → MAKLIFEISSEGRKGYTLPKPFVPRKKLDEMIPKKFLRKKTARLPEVSEVDVVRHFVELSQLNYHIDKGFYPLGSCTMKYNPKINEDVAKSSCFTDLHPLQDAERSQGTLALMDELSQFLCEIAGMKAVTLQPAAGAHGELTGLMLIRAYHEDKGNPRETVLIPDSAHGTNPASATISGYKAVQIKSNENGLVDLESLKANLNENTAALMLTNPNTLGLFESQLKEIKKLLDEVGALLYMDGANLNALLGIVRPGDVGVDVLHFNLHKTFSTPHGGGGPGSGPVGVSERLVDFLPVPRIVNKNGQLELDENFPKSIGKIHSFYGNFGVMARAYVYIRMLGNRGLKRVSENAIVNANYLKSRLKDYFDMPFPGPAMHEFVLSGNSQKKKGASTLDMAKRLLDYGMHAPTIYFPLIVPEALMIEPTETESIETLDAFADALIRIAKEIDENPELVKHAPHTTPVSRLDEVKAIKSPDVRFNFDAQ